The proteins below are encoded in one region of Parvicella tangerina:
- a CDS encoding penicillin-insensitive murein endopeptidase produces MKPIWMLTCSLVFLSCDAQTAQETEHVTKETSEEISRVEQYYLNNKGNDQPSQSKGSVSNGSLENGKLLPFSGTNYQYFDTTSYLMGRGFMNDKVKTTVLSTYQRCEKEISGRHFYLMECANQNGGKIFPHRTHQNGLSVDFMMPLNQNNKPYYDLDKLGGQHYLLAFDYEGRYLDDPSIQIDFEVVAKHLLLLEQQANEVGLKIKKVIIHTELKDELYAGKYGQQLKSSNIYVVKALSPLINALHDDHYHVDFESL; encoded by the coding sequence ATGAAACCAATTTGGATGTTAACCTGTTCTCTGGTATTTCTTTCTTGCGATGCACAGACCGCACAGGAGACAGAACATGTCACCAAAGAAACTTCTGAAGAAATAAGTCGTGTTGAGCAGTACTATTTGAATAATAAAGGAAATGATCAACCAAGTCAATCCAAAGGTTCTGTGAGCAATGGTTCACTTGAGAATGGTAAACTTCTCCCCTTTTCAGGAACCAACTATCAGTATTTTGATACGACCAGCTACCTCATGGGAAGAGGGTTCATGAATGATAAAGTCAAAACCACTGTATTGAGCACCTATCAACGCTGTGAGAAGGAAATCAGCGGTCGTCATTTCTACCTCATGGAATGCGCTAACCAAAATGGTGGAAAGATCTTTCCGCACCGCACACATCAGAATGGGCTAAGTGTAGACTTCATGATGCCTTTAAACCAAAACAATAAGCCTTATTATGATCTTGACAAACTTGGTGGACAACATTATTTACTAGCCTTTGACTATGAAGGAAGGTATCTTGATGATCCGAGCATTCAAATCGACTTTGAGGTAGTGGCAAAACATTTACTCTTGCTTGAACAACAAGCCAATGAAGTAGGGCTAAAAATTAAAAAAGTCATCATTCACACTGAACTGAAAGATGAGTTATATGCTGGCAAATACGGTCAGCAACTAAAATCCAGCAATATTTATGTAGTGAAAGCCTTGTCACCTTTAATCAATGCCCTACACGATGATCATTATCATGTCGATTTTGAAAGTCTCTAG
- a CDS encoding lamin tail domain-containing protein yields the protein MKKHLLILFTLFSACFIAQQGQILETNQSIPFPQKELGSNYFTKAITACSEDTVRISYAKATGLSTLSLNSASSAQRVGQYFNANQDLTISGAQFYAYKSDLTGGASISVDLEIYLAGADSLPTGAPIASTSVVVDTSFGGGSLDTLKKQAVFTTPVTVNQPYLVVLSNLSPNSIVFVSNSYISGDGNQEWYSSLDLFGTWLRSYDVNVGGTPFDADALIEPFVSYDLQADFTATPATWSSASTPVNFTNTSSAVIMDRMYSYAEFLAMNELSFTWDYGNGNPVENVVDGATTYPNVQNYAVTLTDTLYGWTRNCITDTVKMIGATPNLVISEIMYNPPESGTDSLEFIEIYNAGATSVDLTDFYFDQGVVFTFPSVTLAASDYIVVCIDSLAIDNNFGVAAYEWTAGALSNGGEDIVLKDNFGVTIDSVDYKNTSTWSTAANGGGPSLVLCDVFSDNNDGANWSASATGTGIIINGNELMGSPGSVNACCVTAYDTDIISACNSYTWIDGNTYTASNNTATHTIVGATPFGCDSIITLDLTINTPTSGTDVLTSCGPYTWIDGNTYSASNNTATYIIVGGAANGCDSLVTLDLTVLAPATGTDTQSACGSFTWIDGNTYTANNSTATHNIVGGAANGCDSLVTLDLTILQVATGTDTQSACDSFTWIDGNTYTASNNTATHTIVGGAANGCDSIVTLDLTINTVDVSITNSDPTLTANATGATYQWLDCDNGNSPISGETGQSFTATANGNYAVEVTQNGCADQSTCETIISLSLNEFTLGNVSVYPNPNAGEFQLIGVPATEEVVVTVTDNLGKVIGKYNINQVNSTVTIEGAAGVYFVIVESSNASKTFKVLKH from the coding sequence ATGAAAAAACATCTACTTATTCTGTTTACCTTGTTTTCAGCATGTTTCATTGCGCAGCAAGGTCAAATTCTTGAAACTAATCAATCGATTCCTTTTCCTCAAAAAGAACTTGGATCAAATTATTTTACCAAAGCAATCACCGCTTGTAGTGAGGATACCGTTCGGATTTCTTATGCAAAAGCAACAGGATTAAGCACGCTAAGCTTAAACAGCGCTTCGTCAGCTCAGCGAGTTGGTCAATATTTTAATGCTAATCAAGACCTAACAATTAGCGGTGCCCAGTTTTATGCGTACAAGTCTGACCTTACTGGTGGTGCGAGTATTTCAGTAGATTTAGAAATCTATTTGGCTGGTGCTGATTCACTACCAACAGGCGCTCCAATTGCCTCAACTTCCGTAGTTGTAGACACCTCTTTTGGTGGTGGATCATTAGATACGTTGAAGAAGCAAGCCGTTTTTACAACTCCTGTCACTGTAAACCAACCTTATTTGGTTGTTTTGTCTAACTTATCTCCAAACAGTATTGTTTTCGTTTCCAATAGTTACATATCAGGAGATGGTAACCAAGAGTGGTACTCAAGTCTTGACCTTTTCGGAACGTGGTTAAGAAGTTATGATGTGAATGTAGGTGGTACTCCATTTGACGCTGATGCATTAATTGAACCATTCGTTTCCTACGATTTACAAGCAGATTTCACTGCAACACCTGCAACATGGAGTTCAGCTTCAACCCCTGTAAATTTTACAAACACTTCATCAGCAGTTATTATGGATCGTATGTATAGCTATGCAGAATTCCTGGCTATGAATGAACTATCTTTCACCTGGGATTACGGAAACGGAAATCCTGTTGAAAATGTCGTTGACGGTGCTACTACTTATCCTAATGTACAGAATTACGCTGTTACACTCACGGATACACTTTATGGCTGGACGCGAAACTGTATAACAGATACGGTAAAAATGATTGGAGCAACACCAAATTTGGTGATCTCTGAGATCATGTACAACCCTCCCGAATCTGGAACAGACTCTTTGGAGTTTATTGAGATCTATAATGCTGGTGCTACGAGCGTTGACCTAACAGACTTTTATTTTGATCAAGGTGTTGTATTTACCTTTCCTTCAGTAACGCTTGCTGCAAGTGACTATATAGTTGTTTGCATCGACTCATTAGCAATAGACAACAACTTTGGTGTTGCTGCGTATGAATGGACTGCTGGAGCTTTAAGTAATGGAGGCGAAGATATTGTATTGAAAGACAATTTTGGAGTTACCATTGATAGTGTAGATTATAAAAATACAAGTACATGGTCTACCGCAGCCAATGGAGGAGGACCATCATTAGTTCTGTGTGATGTCTTCTCAGATAATAATGATGGCGCAAACTGGTCTGCTAGTGCTACTGGAACTGGCATCATCATCAACGGAAATGAATTAATGGGAAGTCCAGGCTCAGTGAATGCCTGTTGTGTTACAGCTTACGACACGGATATTATCTCCGCATGTAATTCATATACTTGGATCGATGGTAACACCTACACCGCTAGTAACAACACAGCTACTCACACCATCGTTGGTGCTACCCCATTTGGATGTGACTCTATTATCACTCTTGATCTAACAATCAACACACCGACTTCGGGAACAGATGTATTAACTTCTTGTGGTCCGTATACCTGGATTGATGGTAATACGTATTCAGCTAGTAACAACACAGCAACGTACATCATCGTTGGAGGAGCTGCTAATGGTTGTGACTCATTAGTTACATTAGATCTTACAGTATTAGCCCCTGCAACAGGGACAGATACACAGTCTGCCTGCGGTTCATTCACTTGGATTGATGGGAACACCTACACCGCTAACAACAGTACTGCTACGCATAACATTGTTGGTGGTGCAGCTAATGGTTGTGATTCTTTGGTGACGTTAGACCTTACTATCCTTCAGGTAGCAACTGGAACAGATACGCAGTCTGCTTGTGATTCTTTCACCTGGATTGATGGAAACACGTACACGGCTAGTAACAACACCGCTACTCATACGATAGTTGGTGGTGCCGCCAACGGATGTGATTCAATTGTTACGCTTGACCTAACGATCAATACGGTAGATGTATCTATCACTAATAGCGATCCTACTTTAACCGCTAATGCGACTGGAGCAACGTATCAATGGTTAGATTGTGACAATGGCAACTCACCAATTAGTGGTGAAACAGGACAATCTTTCACAGCGACTGCAAATGGTAATTACGCTGTTGAGGTAACTCAAAATGGATGTGCGGATCAATCTACTTGTGAAACAATTATCAGTCTGTCATTGAATGAATTTACACTTGGTAATGTGTCCGTTTACCCGAATCCTAATGCTGGTGAATTCCAATTGATCGGAGTTCCTGCTACTGAGGAAGTAGTGGTTACTGTTACCGACAACCTAGGAAAGGTGATTGGAAAGTACAACATCAATCAAGTAAACTCAACAGTTACTATTGAAGGAGCAGCAGGTGTTTATTTTGTCATTGTGGAGAGCAGTAATGCTTCGAAAACATTCAAAGTGCTTAAGCACTAA
- a CDS encoding C1 family peptidase, with amino-acid sequence MKRILLPAILFASFTLSAQDKGVFKASNSKYYNETIMKGVESFEESKEEKPTYKRLFMDHSDKNYPKDIKKYKTVWYQQPISQGNTGTCWCFSTSSFFESEVKRVSGKEADLSEMYTVYWEYVERAKYFVAHRGDMTLGEGSETNAVAKIMNLYGAVPAKAYTGMLEGQAFHNHEQMFEEINNYFASVKAQNAWNESQVVGTVKDILEHYMGPIPSKVTVDGKEMSPREYLKKHLGLQPEEYVNFMSLVQHDYYKKAVYDVPDNWWRSNDYNNVPLDDFMAIIKSAIKNGYSLAIGGDVSEVGFDKDEQVAVVPDFDIPSANINEYARQMRFSNNATTDDHAMHIVGYQEVKGETWFLVKDSGSGSRNGGPESDIFGYYFMHEDYVKLKMMTITLHKDAAKEWLAKMK; translated from the coding sequence ATGAAAAGAATATTATTACCAGCGATTTTATTCGCTTCCTTCACACTATCAGCTCAAGACAAAGGGGTTTTTAAAGCATCAAATAGTAAGTATTATAACGAAACCATCATGAAAGGGGTGGAGTCGTTTGAAGAGTCAAAAGAAGAGAAGCCAACTTACAAGAGGTTGTTCATGGATCATTCTGATAAGAATTATCCTAAAGATATCAAGAAGTATAAAACAGTTTGGTATCAACAACCAATTTCTCAAGGGAACACAGGTACTTGTTGGTGTTTTTCAACTTCTTCTTTTTTTGAAAGCGAAGTAAAAAGAGTGAGTGGCAAAGAGGCTGACCTTTCTGAAATGTATACCGTATACTGGGAATATGTTGAACGTGCCAAGTACTTTGTGGCACATAGAGGAGATATGACGTTAGGTGAGGGGTCTGAAACAAATGCTGTAGCGAAGATCATGAATTTGTACGGAGCTGTTCCTGCAAAAGCGTACACAGGAATGTTAGAAGGACAGGCTTTTCACAATCACGAGCAAATGTTTGAAGAGATCAACAATTACTTTGCAAGTGTAAAGGCGCAGAATGCCTGGAACGAAAGTCAGGTGGTAGGAACAGTGAAAGATATCCTAGAGCACTATATGGGACCTATACCCTCAAAGGTAACAGTAGATGGTAAAGAAATGTCGCCAAGAGAGTATCTCAAAAAACACCTCGGACTTCAACCTGAAGAATACGTTAATTTTATGAGTTTAGTTCAACACGATTATTACAAGAAAGCAGTCTATGATGTGCCAGATAATTGGTGGAGAAGTAACGATTATAACAACGTGCCTTTAGATGATTTTATGGCGATCATTAAATCGGCTATAAAGAATGGCTATAGCTTGGCTATCGGTGGAGATGTATCTGAGGTAGGGTTCGATAAAGACGAACAAGTTGCTGTAGTACCAGATTTTGATATTCCTTCTGCTAATATAAATGAGTATGCTCGTCAGATGCGTTTTAGTAATAATGCCACAACCGATGACCATGCTATGCATATTGTAGGGTATCAAGAAGTGAAAGGAGAGACTTGGTTTTTAGTGAAAGATAGTGGTAGTGGCTCAAGAAACGGAGGTCCAGAAAGTGATATTTTTGGTTATTACTTCATGCATGAGGATTACGTTAAGCTTAAAATGATGACCATTACTTTACACAAAGATGCTGCTAAAGAATGGTTGGCTAAAATGAAGTAA
- a CDS encoding PrsW family intramembrane metalloprotease has product MEAVYWTNLGFVILWMVGWCYVAHLFLATPHKFNFWKRTGIKKNAVNLAALIGLLVVPFIWVNFHQDDGYYDYKRNLEKVIENGDAGDVTSFHKKAIKQFPDNISVNIEYMMFASNYGLKSWLIKRADFYQEQIAQGNETEKYQLLSHLGAIYTGLQRFEYTHGKVNQESLIGLYHFLNAEKAYKDLDLEVAQKEFILALQDDELQDLAYARLEGIWWNYYTIDELSAYAYDMDIFPHMPFNLRREIYINDGSWGWYLFNGIYRDFFSADLPAYLAVSFSMFVWLLFIAQILFIERKRWKFIVPLFILGAVLPILVYVLSDLLRYVYGVLDIHLKHNDLWYCIINIGLVEELVKMFPWVIFLFAFRKHFQRPVHYVLLPVISALGFAFSENLIYVNSNDYELVFSRSGISLIVHLTCSATIGYMTWRSNLQKGWLLKTGYVLAGIGIASVLHGVYDFIIFNGSSYLNIFTLLVALHLFILFTNNTINFSGIKDKQANRQLRRSGVILLVGLIATFLIQYLIIGWHFSPSAANIMFHANIIMVLITSGYLVVTLSRVRLRPGVLYKFAIGDVFGQFLKTSKGSYMDEVDYTDWKFRLFAPKSNQFVGHQLPVTVTAIRRVVVQGNLNWWLVCFDDPIYVGSNDSNFGLLKAKESDQDLYMDKVEVMLMMIPNMNEFNIREKHHSRDFYYTDRVYSRPLIVAMNDEMNVEDRTSYDHLIMASFLIVLFLVFIFWRGIFDGTAFNTRSYRRIGIGILMLFGLVIFWLYKKRK; this is encoded by the coding sequence GTGGAGGCAGTATATTGGACTAACCTTGGTTTTGTAATCCTTTGGATGGTAGGGTGGTGCTATGTAGCTCATCTTTTTTTAGCTACGCCTCATAAATTCAATTTTTGGAAACGAACGGGAATAAAAAAGAATGCGGTTAATTTAGCTGCGCTTATTGGTTTGTTGGTTGTTCCGTTCATTTGGGTCAACTTTCATCAGGACGATGGCTATTACGACTATAAGCGTAATCTTGAAAAAGTCATTGAAAATGGAGATGCAGGAGATGTCACCTCATTTCATAAGAAAGCGATTAAGCAGTTTCCTGATAATATCAGTGTAAATATCGAGTACATGATGTTTGCTTCTAACTATGGGTTAAAGTCATGGCTAATTAAAAGAGCAGACTTCTATCAGGAACAAATAGCACAGGGCAATGAAACAGAGAAGTATCAATTGCTTTCTCATTTGGGTGCTATTTATACAGGTTTACAACGATTTGAGTATACCCACGGAAAAGTAAACCAAGAGTCGCTAATTGGGCTATACCACTTTTTAAATGCAGAAAAAGCATATAAGGACCTTGATCTGGAAGTAGCTCAAAAGGAGTTCATTCTGGCGCTGCAAGACGATGAATTGCAAGACCTGGCTTATGCGAGACTAGAAGGGATTTGGTGGAACTATTACACCATTGATGAATTGTCTGCGTATGCTTATGATATGGATATCTTCCCGCACATGCCTTTCAATTTGAGAAGAGAGATTTACATCAATGATGGTAGCTGGGGTTGGTATCTCTTCAACGGTATTTATCGAGACTTTTTCTCTGCTGATTTACCAGCTTATCTGGCCGTGAGTTTTTCCATGTTCGTGTGGTTGTTGTTCATTGCTCAGATCTTATTTATTGAAAGAAAACGTTGGAAGTTCATCGTGCCTTTATTTATTCTTGGGGCTGTCTTGCCCATTTTAGTTTATGTACTGAGTGATCTGTTAAGGTATGTCTACGGAGTGCTGGATATTCATCTCAAACATAATGATTTGTGGTATTGCATCATTAATATTGGATTGGTTGAGGAATTGGTCAAGATGTTCCCATGGGTGATCTTTCTGTTTGCGTTTAGGAAGCACTTTCAGCGCCCGGTACATTATGTTCTTTTACCAGTTATTTCGGCTTTAGGGTTTGCCTTTTCTGAGAATCTGATCTACGTGAATTCGAATGACTACGAACTGGTTTTCAGTAGAAGTGGGATAAGTTTGATTGTCCACCTCACTTGTTCGGCAACTATAGGATATATGACCTGGCGGTCTAACCTGCAAAAAGGATGGTTGTTAAAAACTGGTTATGTTTTAGCAGGAATTGGAATAGCGAGTGTTCTTCATGGTGTTTATGATTTTATCATCTTCAATGGAAGTTCATATCTCAATATTTTCACGCTGCTGGTAGCACTTCATTTGTTTATACTTTTTACGAACAACACGATTAACTTCAGCGGAATTAAAGACAAGCAGGCAAATCGTCAGCTTAGGCGTTCTGGAGTTATTCTGCTAGTTGGGCTCATCGCAACCTTCTTAATTCAGTACTTGATCATTGGTTGGCATTTCTCTCCCTCAGCAGCTAACATCATGTTCCATGCAAACATCATCATGGTATTGATCACATCAGGCTATTTGGTTGTCACCTTAAGTAGGGTGAGATTGAGGCCTGGAGTACTTTACAAATTCGCAATCGGAGATGTTTTTGGACAATTCTTAAAGACGAGTAAGGGAAGTTATATGGATGAAGTAGACTACACGGATTGGAAGTTTCGATTGTTTGCGCCAAAATCAAATCAGTTTGTTGGTCATCAACTTCCCGTTACAGTAACTGCAATTAGAAGAGTAGTGGTTCAGGGAAATTTAAACTGGTGGTTAGTGTGCTTTGACGATCCGATTTATGTAGGTTCAAATGATAGCAATTTTGGACTTTTGAAGGCAAAAGAAAGTGATCAGGATCTTTATATGGATAAAGTAGAGGTAATGTTAATGATGATTCCCAACATGAATGAGTTCAATATAAGAGAAAAGCATCATAGTCGTGATTTTTATTACACTGATCGGGTTTATAGTAGACCATTAATAGTTGCCATGAACGATGAAATGAACGTGGAAGACCGTACATCTTATGACCATCTTATCATGGCTAGCTTCTTAATAGTCTTGTTTTTGGTTTTCATTTTTTGGAGGGGAATCTTTGATGGTACTGCGTTCAACACAAGATCGTATCGAAGAATAGGAATAGGAATTTTGATGTTATTTGGGCTCGTCATCTTTTGGTTATACAAGAAGAGGAAATAA
- a CDS encoding phenylalanine 4-monooxygenase, producing the protein MRQEYDKYTAEDMKVWRTLFERQIENLQGKACSDYLQCLEEMSGVLNADKIPNFEELNAWLLGQTGWQIEVVPGMIPVDEFFELLSQKKFCSSTWLRSWEQLDYLDEPDMFHDIFGHVPLLANPVFSEFVLEFAKMGKEAIGDEEKLIQLQRLYWFTIEFGLMRERGELKIYGAGIMSSFGESKTSIAEDMTHHAYDIQTILNKHFVNNEPQTEYFVINSLEQLYESILDLKRNSNLAEKMS; encoded by the coding sequence ATGAGACAAGAATACGACAAGTACACCGCAGAAGACATGAAGGTCTGGAGGACGCTGTTCGAGAGACAAATCGAAAATCTTCAAGGCAAGGCATGTAGTGATTACCTGCAGTGTCTGGAGGAAATGTCAGGAGTTTTGAATGCGGATAAAATTCCTAACTTTGAAGAACTCAACGCCTGGTTATTAGGCCAGACAGGGTGGCAGATTGAAGTAGTTCCAGGAATGATCCCTGTGGACGAATTCTTCGAGTTGCTGAGTCAGAAGAAGTTTTGTTCCAGTACTTGGCTGAGGTCGTGGGAGCAATTAGATTACCTGGATGAACCAGATATGTTTCATGATATATTCGGGCACGTTCCTTTGCTAGCCAATCCTGTCTTTTCAGAATTCGTTTTAGAATTTGCTAAAATGGGAAAAGAGGCGATAGGTGATGAAGAAAAATTGATCCAATTACAGCGCTTATACTGGTTTACCATAGAGTTTGGTTTGATGAGAGAGAGGGGGGAACTAAAGATCTATGGAGCGGGGATCATGTCAAGCTTTGGTGAAAGTAAAACCTCTATCGCAGAAGACATGACGCATCATGCTTACGATATTCAGACTATTCTGAACAAGCATTTTGTAAACAATGAGCCACAGACGGAGTACTTTGTAATTAATTCTTTAGAACAGTTGTATGAATCTATTTTAGATTTGAAGAGAAATTCTAACTTAGCAGAAAAGATGAGCTAA
- a CDS encoding 4a-hydroxytetrahydrobiopterin dehydratase: protein MISWKVKNDYLVKTFELSSFTECVDLLNEVTDIAEELQHHPDVSIKDYKYITFKLRTHDADAVTDQDWQLAKAIDDLQRSLS from the coding sequence ATGATAAGCTGGAAAGTTAAAAACGATTATTTAGTCAAAACCTTTGAGCTATCATCCTTCACCGAATGTGTGGATCTATTGAATGAAGTAACTGATATTGCTGAAGAATTACAACATCACCCAGATGTTTCTATTAAGGATTATAAGTATATCACATTTAAGTTGAGGACGCATGATGCAGATGCTGTTACTGATCAGGATTGGCAGTTGGCAAAAGCAATAGATGATCTCCAAAGGAGTCTTTCGTAG
- a CDS encoding SDR family oxidoreductase: MEIKNVKAIITGGTTGIGYEIASQLLKEGAEVVICGRNEETVGKAYATLGSKGIAADVSNEQDVIRLFDYAVKEMDTVNVLINNAGIGGTFEELANTDVKDFQKVWEINVKGLFLAGKEAAKIFKENDYGNIINIGSTAALKGFAKGSSYVASKFAVSGLTECWRAELRPHNVRVMQVNPSEVITPFYEKMGWTPQNIEKKLKPEQIAHTVVAMLKMNDVGFIPDAAVWATNPW, encoded by the coding sequence ATGGAAATCAAAAATGTAAAAGCCATTATCACTGGAGGCACTACTGGAATTGGATATGAAATTGCCAGCCAATTACTTAAAGAGGGAGCAGAAGTTGTTATATGCGGAAGAAATGAGGAAACCGTAGGTAAAGCATACGCTACATTAGGCTCAAAAGGAATAGCTGCAGATGTTAGTAACGAGCAAGATGTAATCCGTTTATTCGATTATGCCGTTAAAGAAATGGACACCGTTAATGTTTTGATCAACAATGCTGGTATTGGTGGAACTTTTGAGGAATTAGCCAATACTGATGTTAAAGATTTTCAGAAAGTTTGGGAAATTAACGTAAAAGGGTTGTTCTTAGCTGGCAAAGAAGCTGCTAAGATCTTCAAGGAAAACGATTACGGCAACATCATTAATATAGGTTCCACTGCAGCTTTAAAAGGATTTGCAAAAGGTTCTTCTTATGTTGCTAGTAAGTTTGCTGTTTCCGGACTAACCGAATGTTGGCGTGCAGAACTCAGACCTCACAATGTTCGAGTAATGCAAGTTAATCCGAGCGAAGTGATCACTCCTTTTTATGAAAAAATGGGTTGGACTCCTCAAAACATAGAGAAAAAACTAAAACCAGAGCAAATTGCCCATACGGTTGTTGCTATGCTCAAAATGAATGATGTTGGGTTTATTCCAGATGCCGCTGTTTGGGCAACTAATCCCTGGTAG
- a CDS encoding glycosyltransferase, producing the protein MKQELHLISFDVPFPPNYGGVVDVYYKIKALHAKGVGVHLHCFEYGRGEQEELNKICSSVSYYRRDENKLNFLKSEPYIVASRANADLLDRLKQDHLPIIIEGLHNCWIIDSLKPSDRQIFVRTHNVEHDYYNGLAKVEKSLTKRQYFKWEAAKLEKYEEILTKADGLFSISPNDQDYFNEKYGNATLLPAFHSGEKVTTSIGKGDFALYHGNMAVGENVEAATFLIEEVFAHKPEYYLIIAGSNPPPELLQLASQFKNVEMRANISVEHLEQLIADAHVNVLPTFQPTGIKLKMLSALYKGRFALVNNEMVENTGLESLCSVANTPQEWMKELDRLFSLSFEEVDLNKRKDILSKHFDNLVNVDVIIEKVGVLIKA; encoded by the coding sequence TTGAAACAGGAGCTACACTTGATATCTTTTGACGTACCGTTTCCTCCCAATTATGGAGGTGTCGTTGATGTTTACTATAAGATTAAAGCATTGCATGCTAAAGGAGTGGGGGTACACCTGCACTGTTTTGAGTACGGAAGAGGTGAACAGGAAGAATTGAACAAGATCTGTTCAAGTGTTTCTTACTATCGTAGAGATGAGAACAAACTGAACTTCTTAAAGAGCGAGCCGTATATCGTTGCCTCTAGAGCAAATGCTGACTTGTTGGATCGCCTAAAGCAAGATCACCTTCCGATCATCATCGAAGGATTGCATAACTGCTGGATCATTGATTCACTAAAACCAAGTGATCGTCAAATCTTTGTGCGTACGCATAACGTAGAGCACGATTACTACAACGGTTTAGCTAAAGTGGAAAAGAGCCTAACCAAGCGACAGTACTTCAAGTGGGAAGCGGCTAAACTGGAGAAATACGAAGAGATCCTTACTAAGGCAGATGGACTGTTCTCTATCTCACCAAACGACCAAGATTACTTCAACGAAAAATACGGTAACGCTACCTTACTTCCAGCTTTTCATAGCGGTGAAAAAGTAACGACTTCCATCGGCAAGGGAGATTTTGCACTCTACCATGGCAACATGGCCGTGGGTGAAAATGTAGAAGCAGCTACCTTTCTGATCGAAGAAGTTTTCGCACACAAGCCGGAGTATTATCTGATCATTGCAGGGTCTAATCCCCCACCCGAGTTATTGCAATTAGCTTCGCAATTCAAAAACGTTGAAATGAGAGCCAACATTTCTGTGGAGCACTTAGAACAATTGATTGCTGATGCGCATGTGAATGTTCTACCCACTTTTCAACCTACGGGTATTAAGTTGAAGATGCTTTCTGCTCTATACAAAGGAAGGTTTGCCCTAGTAAATAATGAGATGGTTGAAAATACTGGCTTAGAATCGCTTTGTAGTGTTGCTAATACACCTCAAGAGTGGATGAAAGAATTGGACCGTTTGTTTAGCCTTTCTTTCGAAGAAGTAGACCTAAATAAACGTAAAGATATCCTTTCTAAGCATTTTGATAATCTTGTTAATGTGGACGTGATTATAGAGAAGGTTGGGGTTTTAATTAAAGCTTAA
- a CDS encoding glycosyltransferase: MSKKVYISVINDLSSDQRVHKVCTSLHQQGYEIHLVGRKLKDSRPLKRDYATHRMRLFFTSGALFYAFYNIRLFLFLLFRKVDIVHANDLDTLLANYLISKLKGIPIVYDSHEYFTGVPEIQHRAFVKKTWTKLENWIFPKLKHVFTVNDSIAELYYQDYGKRPHVMRNIPFQQELPSPIERDSVTDDPNIKLLVLQGAGINVDRGAEEMLEAMVHLDNCKLMIIGSGDVINVLKARAAQPDLKDKILFFGKLPYEEMMRYTQIADAGLTLDKDTNINYKFSLPNKVFDYIRAGIPVISSNIIEIKKIIEKYEVGAIIPNHDPLVMAETINTYLCNVNKDELNQKIATASGQLSWENEVIKLIETYKNLTNH; encoded by the coding sequence ATGAGCAAAAAAGTCTACATATCCGTAATCAACGACCTATCCAGTGATCAGCGTGTCCACAAGGTGTGTACCTCACTACATCAGCAAGGATACGAAATCCATTTAGTGGGTAGAAAGTTAAAGGACAGCAGACCACTCAAAAGAGACTATGCCACGCATCGAATGCGCTTATTCTTTACTTCAGGAGCTTTGTTCTACGCGTTCTACAACATTCGTTTATTCCTGTTCTTACTCTTTCGAAAGGTAGACATTGTGCATGCGAATGATCTAGATACGTTACTGGCGAATTACTTAATCAGTAAACTAAAGGGCATTCCGATTGTTTATGACAGCCATGAATACTTCACGGGAGTTCCTGAAATACAGCATCGCGCTTTCGTTAAGAAAACTTGGACTAAACTGGAAAACTGGATTTTCCCGAAATTAAAACACGTATTCACTGTTAATGATTCTATCGCAGAATTGTACTATCAGGATTATGGAAAGCGTCCGCATGTGATGCGAAACATTCCCTTTCAGCAGGAACTACCCTCACCTATTGAGCGTGACTCCGTGACTGATGATCCGAACATTAAACTACTCGTTCTTCAAGGAGCTGGCATCAACGTAGATCGGGGAGCCGAAGAAATGCTCGAAGCGATGGTACACTTGGACAACTGCAAGTTGATGATCATCGGAAGCGGTGATGTGATCAACGTATTGAAAGCTAGAGCAGCTCAACCCGACCTGAAAGACAAGATCCTATTCTTCGGAAAGTTACCTTACGAGGAGATGATGCGTTACACACAGATTGCAGATGCTGGACTGACCTTAGACAAGGATACCAATATCAACTATAAGTTCAGTTTACCCAATAAAGTCTTCGATTATATCCGTGCTGGAATTCCCGTGATCTCAAGCAATATCATCGAGATCAAAAAGATCATCGAAAAGTATGAAGTAGGTGCAATAATTCCGAATCACGACCCGTTAGTAATGGCAGAAACCATTAATACGTATCTTTGCAACGTAAACAAAGACGAGCTGAACCAGAAAATCGCCACTGCCTCTGGGCAACTTTCATGGGAAAACGAAGTCATTAAGTTGATAGAGACGTATAAAAACCTTACCAACCATTGA